TTACAACAATGTTAAAAAGAAGAAAAACCCCAGCACACCGGTAATCTTGATGCTGATCTTATTCACCAACGTGCTGGTCTCAATCTATCTTCATCAGGGTATTTGGAGGTAAAACTCATTGTCTTTTAACGTGACAGACAATAGGTGTTCTAACAATCTAACACTAGTATTACTACGGTGTTAGTACTATTATTGCAACCACTGACATCTACTTTCTATACCCTTACCACTATTACTACCATGATAACCTACTGCACTGTATGGCTGTTTTAGAGGAGAGAATAGTGTTTTGTTGCACAACAGAGAAATAGTGTTTACTCCAGCTGACAATTGATGTGGTGAATTTGGATTGGATAAACATCCAACACCTTCATCAAATATGCCAGTAAATTGATGTCATATGTTTTCAGGACTTGCAGTACAAGACCATCCCAGAGAGCTGTACACAGTAAGTAGACCAATAACATTTGGTTTGAGTTATTATTTCCAATACTATTCCATTTGTCTGGTCCTTGTCTTCTttgttctctgtctccctcttaaTTTTTTTCTTTCTCAGGTCAACTTCACCTCCACCCTGGGAACGTTAAACGTGGCAGCAGAGGTTGAGGGGGTAAAGGTCAAAGGTGACGGGGAGATGCACATGACCCTGACCAGCAGCCTGCTGTCCAATTTGAACCGGCAGCTACAGTTTGTCACCTATACCAACACACTGTTCCACCCTAGTACAGCAGACACAGGTGAGGCCAGACACACCTGTCCTTCTGCTGTGTACTACTTATTTCTGTGTTGTGTACATTATCAAAGTCCTATGCCAAATAACATCTGTAAAATATTTGTGGTAATGAGGTTGGAAATACTCTTGCTGTGTCTTTCAGTGCAGGTTGAGACAGAGGGTCACCAAGCCATGTTTACTATCAAGGTCCGTCATGGTGTAACTCCAAAACTCTACAACACGGGACCCAACGGGGGTATGTCGACAAATACAACGGCTGACTGTATCTGTCACAACCGCACAACActtacaaaacaataaataataATTGCATCTGAGATCAATACCCTAacgttttgtctctctctgttccccttctAGAATACAACATCAGTGCCCTTGTTACCATAGCAACCAAAACCTTCCTGCGCTATGACAAGCTCCAAGATCTCATCGACAGTGTGCGAAAATACTATTCCACTGTCACCATAGTAATAGCTGATGACAGTGAAAACCCAAAGATGGTCTCTGGCCCCTACATCGAACATTACATCATGCCATTTGGAAAGGTTTGTTtttaaacactactgcctctatTTGCAAGTAAGGGATGGGATACAGTGTACGTGTACCTGTCAGGTCAAAAATGTGTCTAACACTATCATTGTTTGCTTAAATGATCCTTGACAGATGACCTTAAGTGAAAAAGTACTGTCTGTGATTTTCTTAGTTGTCCTTTCGCTTCTGCTTCCTCTTTCCCACATCCTGTTCTCTGTGTCACAACAACTAGGGCTGGTTTGCAGGACGGAACCTAGCCGTTTCCCAGGTGACTACCAAGTATGTGCTGTGGGTGGACGATGACTTCATCTTCACGGCCAACACCAAGCTGGAGAAACTGGTGGACGTCCTGGAGAGGACTACCCTGGACCTGGTGAGGGGGCACAGGCATTGCCATACTGTATtgtagacctgggttcaaatatcaCATGAAATCGTTCAAATACTTTGATAGTTAGTTCCAATAATTCAACAATGGTCCACTTTCTATGCAACAGTCGAATCCAGTTCAGAATCTTTTCTCTGGACTCAGAACACATTGGTTACTCACTGGGATTTACTCTGCAAAGCCAAAAACAGCACCTACACGATTCAATCTTGGGTAGCATGAGGAAACATAATCAACATTTCAGTCATTTTGCCCAACAGACACAACTTATTATGAGTTATTAAATGAAAGTTTAAAAATCATTTAGAATTACAGCACATCATGAAAAGACTATTGAAATGAATTATGTTAGCTGTCTTCTGAAGATGACAAATGAGGAGGAGGCATTCCTTGCTAGCCACATCCAGTCTATCATCTCACAAATGCgataacattgcctttaaaagctGCATTGTCTACAAGCGTGATAATATTGAATCCCAGGCCTTGTTTACTACTTACAGAAGAAAACAATCTCTCAACAGACTCTTccgttctctcatcctctcttcttcaCTGAACCGTACAGGCATATTCTTGCTCTGTAATACATGAACACCACAGCAATATTAGTCATGCGCGTGTGCACAAactcacacaaacacgcacacatgcaggcatggatgcatgcacgcacacacacatgtcaTACACACAATCCTAGCACAAAAGCCACAAAAGCTGACACCCACACATAAGGCTTGTAATGAATgatctgtgtgtttctgtttgagGGTGAAGGGTGTTTTGGCTGGAGCCTGAATCCCGCTCAGAGACTTACTGTGTGCTCTGGGAATAGAATAGACCTCTTGTGTACCATAGACTGGGACTCCTACTCTTGAGAGGGGACTCTATGGGTTACACATGTCAGCAGCTGGTCTGCTGGACACTTTGAATCGCTTCTTTCTTCGGACCCCAAaagcacagacagacaaacatggAACGGAGATACTTCTCGGTTTTCTGGTTCTTATTTTAGTTTTGTCTGTTTATTGTGTCCTTTGGAAAGATGACGTGATCAAGGATCCAACTGTTTCCATCGGTTTCCCTCTGATTTCGTATATCACTACAGCATGCACTCATGATCAACTTCAGTCAGACAATTGGAAGTACCCCTAATGTTTGTTTTGTAcatagtatacagtgcattctgaagtattcagacccctaaactttccacattttgttaagttacagcctttttctaaaactGATAATAATAAACAGAAATCACCtatttacatacgttttcagaccctttgctatgacactcgaaattgagctcaggtgcaacctgtttccattgttcatccttgagatgtttctacaacttggagtccacctgcatcatgctgtggggatgtttttcaggggcagggactgggagactagtcaggatcgaaggaaagatgtacagagcaaagtatagagagatctttgatgtaaacctgctccagagtgctcaggacctcacacaggggtgaaggttcaccttccaacaggacaacgaccctaagcacacagcaggagtggcttcgggacaagtctctgaatgtccttgagtggcccagccagagcccggacttgaacctgatcgaacatctctgaagagacatgaaaatggctgtgcagcgacgaacccatccaacctgacagagcttgagaataagaggatctgcagagtaaaatgggagaaactccccaaatacaggaatgccaagcttgtagagtcgtacccaagaagactcaaggctttaatcactgccaaaggtgcttcaacaaagtactgagtagagggtctgaatacttaagtatttttttatttgtaataaattagcaaaatagtcaaaaaaactgtttttgctttgtcattatgcgttATTgtatatagattgatgagggggaaaaaatgatttaaacaattttagaataaggctgtaacgtaacaaaatgtggaaaaagtcaagggatctgaatactttccaaatgcactgtatgttctttgtgtgtatgtatgtcagAATCAGTTAATGCATTCTTTATATGCACATTTGTATCTGTGTTttatgcactgtgtgtgtgtgtgtgtaatttagGTGGGTGGTGCAGTGCGGGAGGCCACTGGCTATACTGCCACCTACAGGCAGACCATGTCCATTGagccaggggaggaggagggtgactGCTTGCATATGCGGAGGGGCTTCCACCACATCATCCAGGGCTTTCCAAACTGCGTAGTCACGGACGGGGTCATCAACTTCTTCCTGGCCCGCACAGACAAAGTCCAGCAAGTGGGCTTTGACCCCCGTCTGGCCAGAGTGGCCCACCTGGGTGAGTACAGACCCAAACCCCAGCACCACACAGAGTGTGCCTGTCCATAACATCAGCTGTACCAGTAGTCAAATGTAGTCGGTGCTACGCGGAGCCTGCACCTGCACCTTATGAGTCCAAAGAGGAGTAGGATAGAAAGTAGGATAcgagtaccctaaccctagctttgtGTCCACATCCCAactcaatcctaaccctaaaccctaatctTGGCATAACTTGTGTTCAACCCTGGCTTAACCCTGATCCAAAACCCTCCAAATAGGGCTCCTCCATGTCCGAATTCACAATTTAACCCCTGAGCTGCACCATCTACATTTGGAAGAAAGTGATATAGGTAACAGATCTTCAAAACCAGTCTGAATAGTCATTCATTAATTATGTATCAAAAAGCTCAAGAAGGGAACGAAATAGCTTCTTCTCAAATGTTTGTTAGTTGCTTTTGTACATATAAATTGTGTGATACTTTAAGTTCCCTTAGCATAAAAACTAACCTCTTTTCTTTTGCTCTTGACCCCTTGGTTCTTGTCACAGAGTTTTTCATCGATGGCCTCGGCTCGCTTCACGTGGGATCCTGTGATGATGTCATTGTCAACCACGCCACCAAGATCAAGCTTCCCTGGGTCAGCCAATCAGAGAGTGACAAGACGTATGCCAAGTTCCGCTACCCACCAGCCTCTTCGGATGCCACACACACCAAAAACGGCCTCCTCTATTTCAAGAACCGCTTCCAGTGTTTGACTCACAATTAAATGACCTGTTTTGTTAACCTGTCGTTTCTCCTCTCGTTCAAGATTCATGCTCTTTCTGAGTTGCCAAAGAAGCTCTCGCCCGATGTGTCCAATCGGATAAGATTTTAAACAACCACATTACACACATCCCCTTGAATATCGACCTTGCTTGTTTCACTCTAGAGGGATTGCCATTCAAACAGAGCAAAGCTGTCATTTCTCTTAACTTAATCATAATTTCTCTTCAGTTGTGTACTCTTGATTGTAAACTCTAGGTTGAGATCATATTAAGGGATATATGTGCGTTTTGTGCCTCAAATCTTATCTGACGAGTCGCCACCGAGTCCTTTTGTTGAGGAAAGAGTTAGCCTTATGCCCTCACAGGACTAAATGAGGTGAACGAGTTTCCATACTGTTATGAAGAGATCAGAGGTATGTGTACTCTGTCCTTCCCTTTGCACTATACAGTTTGAGCTGGACTGAGCTCTAAGGGTCAGACAAATGAGGATTGTGGGGACCAAGGGGGACTGAGGATGGGGATTGACAGTCATTCAGTAGAGAGGACACTTCTCAGCATGTGACAACCCCTTCAGAGACACAACGCATGGGTGCTCCCTTTCCAACCCCAGACAATGAACGCATACAAGACTCTAAATGTGTGGCTGATTCTCCCTGGGTGTCTGTGCCAATGGTTTCCCAGGTGGTTTGGTGTTGAATTATATATTTGGTTTGAAACCTCTGTGTCGCCCTTGACTGGCCCATGCTTGAGGAGAATGATGCTCATCCATCTGGTCTGGGATCTAACCCAGGAATAATATCCCTGTTTCACCTGGTCTAGTGCATTCTGTCTATCTAGGGTCGATTCCACTCTGTTTTATACTCCAAGCATCATAATATGGAATGCTTCTATCCATGTACGCATTTGAATGGGAGGGGAGATGAATTGCATTTTCATATGCTACCTCGAACAGAAGGGTTAGTTTGACCAAAGTGCATGTCTCTCTATTTCTTTACCAATTCTTACATGGAAATAAACACACACTAATAGAATGATGGCAATAATGGCACAGTTTGAGTTTAGAGAGTTGAAACGCTGTAAGAATGAGTAGAGCACCAAAGGAAATGGTTGGAGAGACACAATGTTAGGATAACACATCACAGAGAGATGATATGAATGAGAAAATAAGGGTCACAGTCACACCGAAGTACCAAGGCAAGCAAAACATTTTATACTTCCAGTTCCTCTGCCATGCAACCTGACAGCAGGATCACATAATGTTATTGTGTGTCATGACCGCTAGATGGCACCCTTGCATCAGAATAGTGTTTTCTAAAATCAAACAACAAATAGTTTTTTTGAATTTGTTATGAAATACCCCAAGGTGCCAGTGATACATTAGATACCTTTTTATTTTTTCCTTTTTGAATAGAGGAAGATTTTAAAACAGATACAATTTTGGGTGATGCCAGATTTAGATTTGTCTTTCATGAAAGGGGATATTTAACACTAAGTGAGATCTCAGTTCAATTGAACCTTGATTGGAGTAGCTCTTCCATGGGAATCTATGACTAATACCAGCTAGACACTTCCCGTTTTCAGAATGAGAAGTGTTCTGCATGTGAGTAGGGGCAGTAGTTTGTCAACAAAGACACTGCTTAATGATAGGTTTGATTGAATTCCATTCTCTGAAGGGATTTGGACAGTGATTTCCATTGTTCAactgatgttgatgatgatgatgatggcggtTGTATTTTTTCTGCTTGCTTCACCATAGAACCACGGGTCTGAGTCTTTCCAACCTGACGACTATCATCACAACAACCTTCTGCATTATCAGACTGTTTTCGTTTAAACATGATTATAAAGTCTCTGATAAAAAAATACAGCTGATGTATGGTACTGTGATTTTTTAAGGCAACATTTAAGAGGGTGTTCTGGTGCAGTGGTTCCCACTTATGGGTCACTGCATGAGTCCAGGTGGGTTGCAAGATGCAATTTGTTGGTGCATTGTTACAAATTATTACTATACAATAAATTTCTTAAAATTGGTCACATCCCACTgcacacacactggttgaatcaacgttgtttccactgcatttcaataaaattacattgaaccaaagTGGAATGAATGTTGAATTGTCTGTGCCCACTTAAAGGCTTTGGAAAATAGttttttattaatacattttgtaCTCTTcttttgtaaggaattgctatttcgtatgcaggtgactaaacttactgctaattacatggctacaactcacagtaaaagcctgtggggtcccctacaggatagctcccacattacacacataatctcccttttttaaccgaacactgtgcccgaagaagatcctacgatgacggacagacaactgagccaatggcggaagactacagactacaaccagctgaaccaatccggagattaaggatcgattcagaccaggtgttaaaattgtacgacaagcgacagtttatttcagagggagaatatctggtacacgtaaatacggctcttccgttagttcgtgttggaacagcaggcagagagcgtaaacagtcagcacagcccttatatacgtcacagaaagtaggttgaccctaggaagatcggatctccggattggttcagctggttgtagtctgtttggctcagttgtctgtccgtcatcgtaggatcttcttcgggcacagtgttcggttaaaagttatgtgtgtaatgtgggagctatcctgtaggggaccccacaggcttttactgtgagttgtagccatgtaattagcagtaagtttagtcacctgcatacgaaatagcaattccttatccctctcttcacgtctcctcAGAGACGTGACACCacctaactagatccagacacaacacaaaaaaaacaaaaacaaacaaaaaacttcCCCCTaagggactatgaaataaggcacggtactaaacagaaatagatatatatgtattcccatcatgttctccattcaatcccactatgtactaagttggcttacaaccctcatttaacagagcggagaacagctcaaaataaaagtaaaaattattgtccacattagccagcttttccagcaggaaaaagtttctgataccctctcttcacatctcctaagagatgtgatatagtccagatacattactccaagcaaaaacgaagacataatccaaaaaggaaaaatatcctaaactaggtatgtctatccggaaatggcccacaaagaaaaataatttccccctcttcccatcccagatgggacacgacatacaatggagaagcttaatcaataaaagcaactggatccccctttttactcctgctagggtgtcactcaattatcctttattccagcagtcatagcatttcatgaaaataataaaaagtttattactaataacaagttatatatgcctttgttgtatgcctttgttccccccaagggtgtcacttatcaaaaacaggataaaactttattgttattgacatgtaagatgtaggataaaactttggtcatggaaaacagagtaaagaattattagaaaccatctggtcctctcagctacttctATCCTGTACCAAGTGGGCaccttgccacccagggactccaaaccatgtgtcatcatcagtcagtcccatcctcccctgaaagcatgcttccgtatcggcatcgccaactggagcatcaagcaaaggcatcatgcctgaagccctcaccacatctgtaacagacttgtcaaaacacagtatgatgcaaacagcacatcacatcaataacaaataatacaagaattagggtcagaaatccagtaaccatcctaccagtgcacttaccaaaccaggccaagagaacagactcctccacccccccgtggacctcatcttagcagatagtgcatcaaccccgccttagattgtgaagtttaaaactatcatctggactggtattaggaATATCGTGCAACATTGTTtgccgaacatcttgcagacgtcccctgactggcaagaagcatatccaaggcaagtctattctgtctggaaaccccaaatgtggcctcaagctgttcagacatactagtgagtgcatcacgggagtaattcacaaaacgctgttgaccatagtagatataattaatccatgcagtctgtccagcatccaccatggctggacccatagtaggtagtaagtgccagagtccatcattcctacccaaggcctgaaactcatgaggaatccccactggcactcccatcaggttagtgtatgtcaactacatcctctgtccatggagcactactacatctgtctcccatgggatggaatgttttcaggtcccctggttacagaactcagcagctgttcagcaacaacatcaacaatggtccgtggaattatcaaactggtcagaccacacgtaccttgccattctcctctaagaatgggtctcagccctcttttggctccactggtccaacatacatcagccagaccactcgtttggtttaggcctgtaactggccaagtggaatgaatggttatgttactcctgcaatcagcttcaggcaatctcccataatcaatgccattacctgtacccgtgatgcactcgtaattgccccatatgcctcaacaccccaagaggcccgatgaggaggtactgcaggaaacacaaggctcaaagaggaacagagggttgaattgggcttaacctggtaaaaacttctcaaaatacacaaccacccctctccttctcctacagcaaatgggtgtagccagaacaggtctagcataacttcaaataatacagtcctttcctctcagggttttagctgtgtacctcatataagacagccacaaattgtccctaccagtctcagtttctaattgaTCAATACCAGTTCAATAGTCTTCTTAATGGTGTGGTGGTAGAACAAAAACAGGGTGATAGGACAGGTTTACTTCATCTGAAAGAGTTGGCCCtcgaattctgttaattccagttcttctcccgaactctgtttattgtccgacagtgaaaaatgGTGATATGAATCTGAGCCCCCAAGCCTTCTGGGATTGAGTGACGGAGTGTgttagcttctttttttttttttttagtttctatccaataagccccaggttacctctggtcttggcagtaccctgatagaaaacacacccatcatgtctgtcctcgtcctttgtagtccgagggtgagagtgcctgcatcagagagcttaatagttttgatggttagtaggatttcatcacctttacaaagttcaacattgctcccaggtttccccatatcatggaaaacctatccacccttgtgggatcctccATGCTATACCGGtatcctcttctccaatcctagaactgtccaaTATGAAGTCAGTTAGACCATGTAATCTtctctaacttcttgtctacccagatctagggattcttaatgattaatcaaaacttattttggaacaaaatacacatttgagccagacacatcttcacttctcaaaa
This genomic window from Oncorhynchus nerka isolate Pitt River linkage group LG2, Oner_Uvic_2.0, whole genome shotgun sequence contains:
- the b4galnt1b gene encoding beta-1,4 N-acetylgalactosaminyltransferase 1, whose translation is MRSLRKTVLLAIVASVVLVMALLHSWPTRAYTTVDVWQRPGPAVERHLEERFPEPDHRSANIPYRVKESVAGLLARNGCVCEGESGGMNLPFAQLLFPRVSAHPMHTAFEASELEEMKKRRAKEYQGFQMRSQTPADMLIVAEANNPLQYPTQGMEVRPLKTILIPGLAVQDHPRELYTVNFTSTLGTLNVAAEVEGVKVKGDGEMHMTLTSSLLSNLNRQLQFVTYTNTLFHPSTADTVQVETEGHQAMFTIKVRHGVTPKLYNTGPNGEYNISALVTIATKTFLRYDKLQDLIDSVRKYYSTVTIVIADDSENPKMVSGPYIEHYIMPFGKGWFAGRNLAVSQVTTKYVLWVDDDFIFTANTKLEKLVDVLERTTLDLVGGAVREATGYTATYRQTMSIEPGEEEGDCLHMRRGFHHIIQGFPNCVVTDGVINFFLARTDKVQQVGFDPRLARVAHLEFFIDGLGSLHVGSCDDVIVNHATKIKLPWVSQSESDKTYAKFRYPPASSDATHTKNGLLYFKNRFQCLTHN